A stretch of DNA from Rattus rattus isolate New Zealand chromosome 18, Rrattus_CSIRO_v1, whole genome shotgun sequence:
attattcagggctgtgtttcacttccataccattggcaaatgtcggtcgtgccgctcagataatatatctcagtatcttacaggaattgggtttcaacacgttggtggactagtccaggaattgagacaatccatcgcccatatcaactccactcgagtggatagTCGCGGTGAACACCATCTGTTTTTTTCCctatttgtctattgtttgtctctggtgcaccaggatgtccccatgtctgtcagtgtATATCTGTGGtctttgtttctcgttgtttaaatgttttatgtttcatgttcaaaagaaaaatggtaaaaactttacctgccggtcgtacacaccttgacttggttttaattcgtttcaaaaaggaacaaatgaataaaaacagtttcaatcaggtctttgaagccctgtgcctagagccaggtgtctagattagctggaggagctgcttagaggctggctaagcgtctacacgggctgatcttaaaggcgctaacagcttctcagcttttttggtacaagagttgatagctgtttctcttagaaaaatccctgacttattacttgactcaacaggtgacaaggtgcttctcttaaaatcatagcaaaaaggtaaaaatggtgtttggtctaaatattaaagataggtgtagccacttcaatttgtttctcattggttttaaatgtataaatatgctctacttgccttggttatggactattggctttcaagttattggatatggttaaaaaggtataatattggtaacagaaggttgacataaagctggtaatttggatgaagtcatttgacaacatgtggcatgagccaacctagggaaaccggtctaaattgagataatatttttatggaattcttatcctagaaaccaggcttctaaaagaatttaggacaatgtctctttgttgaggtactggagactacaccatcctgcgttcatatataggaattggcagtcaaactttgtactagtttgttggaggtcgagttttgctttccacagttgtggtttgccctgaagctatctgtattttaatgctaatcccactgccccaaggacagctgcctaatcaCGAACTCAGAACTTAGGTGACCTTGTgattgtgctctggtgttacaaagagaacttaaagattgtgattaaggattgccagtgttactttgactaactcaaacttatttttaattaaaagaaaaaaatcaaacaggtagagattgttacaagatttacgaaggactgatgaggttttagaacttgtgagagcattacagccagtttgcttactccaactgccatttcaagatagatttagaggattgtttttatgcagtttgtttacatcctggcgattgtgagtttttattttgtgagcttgcttataattttagagagcccatgaagtgatatcattaaaatttttacaaaaaaagtggctaatagccttattatgtaattttgttgcttcttcaatgtaagaagttagaactttgaatctttcagtgtgtatggaaatttttactacaaacttttgctctcaaaatgagctttaatatttggggagtagctgttgcactactccagaaaagaatatttgaaactaattttaagctactaaagatatgttaattggctaagtacctcaccttaccagaggacttaggtctttgttatgcacattggagataaagcttcagctgtgttaatacagaattgtaggctagagtcatggaagtattttaaaaagaaacctggtgaaacataccttagtccaaacagcaatttaattggttattacaaaatactgatatttggcctattacatatacaaatttcaggcaaaattgataattttactccttgcatgcttttgtatttactgtaaatttgtgcatgcaacccatagaaaatgcgcttccactgttttttatatgttaaaaatcaagctttcacttcatatactgatagtcattgtgtggtttgtggtttacaattgatttcaatcacttaatgctttattggagacaggttttctacttgaaatcagtgagtgattccagtgtaaattgtctaacaactcactgtcctttcagtgctctggctcagagaactaaacaaaaccatagacccagctctttgaaaatgataatggagttgataacacaccctcacgaaaagaggaagactccatttgcttactttcaacgcccagcctcaccctgccaactcagatttctaaataaggctaaatctggaccttgtttacaggatttgacatttctaattaatgcttatgtttaggtaaataaagtttgtgaggtgctggagagatggcttagtggttaagagcactaaatactgttcctttataggacatttaagaactcaaactggattgcctgggctccttaacaagggaggacagataccagacagattaggccttacataagaacaattagtgtaaaaatctcattctttatatatccaatactataatgctagagacaataatttgatatacaagtcaatttataaatacaagtgcacagtgtcctcaatttaatcctcgaagacttaccttaataaataatatctttactatatcttaataagtaaaaagggggagttatccctgtatgctaaaatatgctccttttggggttggggatttggctcagtggtagagcgcttgcctaggaagcgcaaggtcctgggttcaatccccagccccgaaaaaaaagaaaaaaaaatatgctccttttatttcaattttaaaaatttggatgccaaagtttatggcaccctacaactaggcatacttctgcctaggtgagagagatccacttagtgacatgttcctgtccagatattttatatggggaagagggaatgtttgtgttttttctacaggatgctacaagagtgtgccagctgccagaggtggttgctgacaCTTGCTGAtactgggagcatgaagattcagctctcatggttcgggtccctggagtcattcctgccctgagaggaagatggaagatctcccttcatcctttgtcatcacagagattttgccgttgctgcagtcagtgtcaccgctgcgtgtgtcccgtcccactatggcctgctctctgaccctctgtacactgctgcttgctggagaagactggattccAGCTGTTGCTgcccccttcatttccctggtgactcttgctgccttaactggtaactggtgttgtcattttacagACTATAGCTCCacaagaaagccacctgtgtaaagctacagtgactggagaactctgtcctggttatacagatctcagaaatggttccattgtctgctggttgttccagagaagaatgactgatcctgaactgtcctggaaaagaccttgacactttcgctgctattgtagcagccattactgctacagacattgtgtctacagtgtctggagttaccctcccccaatctattgttggACAAGCACAGTGGATGAACTTTCtagagtagttgctaacaattgggaattctaaaattttattataggagcggcttgactacggcccttggtggtaacagctgaggtGCCCattacttatcgggagtggctctgtttggtgcagccctatgctgtggatcagtattcataccatggttggtttgcaaactcagatctcaacagaaacgtgacaaggccgttatcactcaagcacttgtggccattgtacaaggggcctcccctggaatttggttatctatgctcaggaattagtcggtatctgagttctctgctcctgcaccccatggatctgtggatccattgcactgggaggagagagactctctctcggtatctgagttctctgctcttacaccccatggatctgtggatccattgcactgggatgagagagactcagtgatcctttgatcagcccttgcacatcgctgaggtttccccattgcacgcgatagggtgatcatgatttgttataaaataattgatttgttataaaataaataaataggggagaTGTAGAGGCataataacattcgccaccactagatggccctggctttcactgcaccccacgtggaaggccaggatagcctccgccattacaagatggcgccagccttcgccacgccagcagacttcctttcaggaagttaactgtgtgcgcatgtgcaagcgTGCCTTCGTGcaaggtctttgcccactccggggcgtgcctatgagatcatgggtaagcaaccaatcaggcgtggacacgccacattagggtgtatataagcagcgccattctggggctcgctctctcctcttcaagatgtaataaacgctttgctgcagaaggatcctggtgtccgcgcgtcgttcttgctggcgagacgttgggcgcgcgacataTTGGAGACTGGTTCTGAATTGACGCTGACTCCAGGAGACCCTAAGAATCATGTGACCCACAAGTGGCTGGAGGCTCCACCGTAGGACAGGGCCATGGAGAAGCTACGGCGCATCCTGAGCGGCCAGGACAATGAGGAGCAAGGCCTGACGGCACAGGTCCTGGATGCCTCATCCCTGAGTTTCAACACCAGGTTGAAGTGGTTTGTCATATGCTTTGTCGctggcattttcttttcaatccttgGAACTGGGTTGCTATGGCTTCCCAATGGCGTGAAGCTCTTTGCAGTATTTTATACCCTTGGAAACCTTGCTGCATTGGCCAGTACGTGCTTTTTAATGGGACCTGTGAAGCAACCGAAGAAAATGTTTGAAACAACAAGATTGCTTGCAATAATTATTATGCTGTTGTGCCTGGTGTTTACCCTGTGTGCTGCTCTCTGGTGGCGGAAGAAGGGGCTGGCCTTACTCTTCTGCATATTGCAGTTCTTGTCAATGACCTGGTATAGTCTGTCCTACATCCCGTATGCAAGGGACGCGGTGCTCAAGTGCTGCTCCTCCATCTTGAGTTGAAAGTCGTCTCTGCCCAGGAGGAGTGACTGGGAACAGTACTGATGCTGTGCCTGCTCCAGCGATCACTCCAGAGACGGCAGTAGTCTCAGCCATGCCATGGACCGCCTGCTGAACCTCACCGTGCGGCCCTCCGTTCCCTGCCCGTTAACCTCTGCTTCCAAAGACAAGATCGTAATCATTGCCACTTGTAAATACTTGttaccctgttttgttttgttttgttttgttttttttttggttctttttttcggagctggggaccgaacccagggccttgcgcttcctaggcaagcgctctaaccactgagctaaatccccaacccctgttaccctgtttttaatctttacagACAGCTTCTGAAATGTGAATATTTAAGGTGTAAACCTGTGTTGTAAGGTATATCCCACTTATTCAGCCTTTTTAAATGCTCCACaacttaaaagttttttttaactttaaaaatgtgaaacTTTATATACTTTAAGCCTAAAATTACTTATTACGtgtaataaaaagtaatatatgtATCTTGACAGTTTTGAAATAAACACttggaaatgttaaaaaaaaaaaaaagaatcatgtgaCCCTCCAGTTAAAGTAGGGGCGTGTGGAGGTCGGGTGACTGACGGAGTTTTAACTAACGTCTAGCTCACAGTGGCTACCGTAGTTTACCACAGTAACTAATCCTGTGTGGTAAATTCTCCAATCCCGGAATATATGATTAGTACAAATATACTTAGAATTTGACAGAATCCCCACATTGTTTCCGGGATCCTGTATACCGAGCGCCTTTATGGTCGGAAACGCTAAACAGGAGCCCCTGGGAGTTGCTGCTTCTAGGGGAAACGGTGAACCAAAACCAATGGCGAATCCCTGGAGGAACTGCAGAAATTAGTGTCACTTAGTGTCACTATCAGGGACTTGAAAAACGCAGGAGCAGTGGCTTTGATTCTCCCATTTGACCTGTGAAGGGGTCAGGTCAGTGGCGGAGAATGACTGTCCGAGACATTAACCAGGTAGTGATTCCATTGGGCCCGTGCCTGGTGTGGTTTCCTCGCTGAGCAGATTAATACGTCTCCCAGTAACTGCCATGCAGCTACGGATCTGGCAAATGCTTTTTACTCAATACGTATACATAAGGACCATCTTTCAGTTGAGACCAGCGGTATACCTTCACAGTATTAGGTCAAGGGTACGATAACTGTCCAGCCCCATGTCAGGAAGTAGTGCAAAGGGATCGTGATGGGTTGCTTCCTCTGCATAACATTATACTGATCCACTATATTGACTGGACCAAGTGCTGACTGGACCAAGTGAGCAGGAGATGGCACCTCCTTTGGACTTGTAGgtaaggcgtgtgtgtgtgcatcagaggatggaaaataaatccaaacaaaatTCTTTTCTCCCAGGGCACTCCCAGCACAGATGTAGGGTTGTGGATCTGTGGGTTTTGAGTCAGTCCTCCTGGACAGAATCACCTTCTAAAACTCCAGTGGTTAATGCTGGCGGTCTACTCGGCTAGACCCATGTGCTGGCtggtttgaggtcagcttgacacaagctagagtcgtcAGAGAGGAAAGATGCCTTCATACGATCGCGTTTTAGGCAAGCCCGTAGAGTATTTTCTTACTTAGTCATtggtgagggagggcccagctcgTTTTGAGTGgctccatccctgggctggtggtcctgggttctgtaagaaagcagtctgggcaagccctgaggagcaagccagtaagcagcacccctccatggcctctgcatcagctcctgcctgcaggttcctgctctgtctgagttcctgccctgacttccctcagtgataaacctcaatgtggaagtgtgagctgaataaaccctcgcCTCCCCCAAGTTAGTTTGGTTGTGTTTCATCACCATAGTAACCTTAAGGCAACCTGGAATCAACTAAAATGAAAACAGCTCGTCATTCCTGCCAGGGATTTCCTTGATCAGATTATTAAAGCGGGAAGACCCCGAGGGTGACAAGCACCTTCTGGTGGCAGATCAGATAAAAGGACACGGGAGAAGGAAACCTTTGCTGCCTGCTTGCCCTCGCCCCCTCTGCCAGGTACCTCTGCCCTCTGGCTACAGCATTCCTTCACTAACAATAGAACCGGCATCAGCAGATTCCAACACAGacggaagagctggagagatggctcggaggttaggagcactgcctgatcttctggaggtcctgagttcaattctcagtaaccacgtggtggctcacaaccatctattaggggatctgatgccctcttccggcgtgtggatgtatatgcagcagagcactcatacattaaatattttaaaatatacaacatatatatatcatatgcacatgcatcctaagcacatacatcatatacacagatatcatacacacatacaccatgtacacatgcagcatatacacacacaatatatgcATATGCAACATATCAACACATGCAACATATATACAcgacatatacatc
This window harbors:
- the LOC116887058 gene encoding vesicle transport protein SFT2A-like; translated protein: MEKLRRILSGQDNEEQGLTAQVLDASSLSFNTRLKWFVICFVAGIFFSILGTGLLWLPNGVKLFAVFYTLGNLAALASTCFLMGPVKQPKKMFETTRLLAIIIMLLCLVFTLCAALWWRKKGLALLFCILQFLSMTWYSLSYIPYARDAVLKCCSSILS